GCTTGGTCACCCCACCACTGGGGGACTGGGCATGCACTCACTTAGCAAGCTCCCAGTGCATGGATCCTCTTAGCAAAAGAATGAGAAGCTTTGAAGCGTGGCCATTTTCTGCTTGTTCTGTGGGTGGGAACCCAGACCTTCCTTGTGTCCTGGGGCCTCCGCGTGGAGAAGGCGGGGCAGTGGGTGTGGCCTTGGAACTGCAGCGTCTCTTCCTTTCTTGTACTTTTCCTTCTGCACATCCCAAGctgcctttctctgactgcccTTTCTACCTTTCCCCTCTTGTCCTCTTCCGCGCTCTCTTCTGCATCCTTTCCTCCCGCCGCGTGTTCTATGCTCGGCCGTCCCGGCATTTCCTTCCCGCCAGCCCCCGGGGCAGTGAATGACTCTCCCCgtcctctctccctttgcctctggcAGGAGATGGGCTGGTGATGAGGATCAAGCCAGAGAAGCCAGAGTGGATGCTGCAGACGCTGGTTCCACAGGCCGAGCTTTCCGAGAAGGATAAGGAAAACATCTTCCAGCAACATCGGGGCCTCCCGCCATGCCAGACCATGGGGAAGCCTCGGGCCTTGGGACAGGAGGAGACTGGGGGTCCAAGGTGGGcccctcccactgagcaggcgGGGGGGCTGGCAGGCCGGGCTCTTTCTGCCGGCGAGGGTCACTTTGTGTGCCTGGACTGCGGGAAGAGGTTCAGCTGGTGGTCGTCCTTGAAGATCCACCAGCGCACGCACACCGGGGAGAAGCCGTACCTGTGCGGCAAGTGCGGCAAGAGCTTCAGCCAGAAGCCCAACCTGGCGCGTCACCAGCGGCACCACACGGGCGAGCGGCCCTTCTGCTGCCCCGAGTGCGCGAGGCGCTTTAGCCAGAAGCAGCACCTGCTCAAGCACCAGAAGACCCACTCGCGGCCCGCCACCCACTCGTGCCCCGAGTGCGCGCGCTGCTTCCGCCACCAGGTGGGCCTCCGCATCCACCAGCACGCGCACGCCCGGGACCGCCAGGGCGCCCGCCCCGGGCTGCAGGAGTTGCTgcgggccgccgccgcccgccggggCTGTCGCCTGCGGCCCGGGCCGCCGCGGGGCCGCCCCGAGTGGGCCTGGCTGGGGCTTTGCCAGGGCTGGTGGCGCCAGGCGGGGGCCCGGGCCGcagtcgccgccgccgccgccgcggggccGGGCGAGCAGCGCCAGTTCATCTGCAACGAGTGCGGCAAGAGCTTCACGTGGTGGTCGTCCCTGAACATCCACCAGCGCATCCACACGGGCGAGCGGCCCTACCCCTGCCCCGAGTGCGGCCGCCGCTTCAGCCAGAAGCCCAACCTGACGCGGCACCTGCGCAACCACACGGGCGAGCGGCCGCACCCCTGCCTGCACTGCGGCCGCAGCTTCCGCCAGAAGCAGCACCTGCTCAAGCACCAGCGCACGCACCTGCCCGGCGCCCAGGCGGCGCGCTGCCCCAGCTGCGGCCAGAGCTGCCCGAGCCGCGCGGCGCTGCGGGCCCACCAGCGCGCGcacgccgcccccgccgccgagCCGCCGCGCCCCGGGCCCGCCGTGCGGGACGCGGCGCCGCGCTCCGAGCCGCAGGCCGAGGCGCCCCCGGGCCTgtcggcgccgccgccgccgccgccgccggggcgCGACCCCCAGCcggcccggggcctggggggcGTGCCGTGGGGCCGGGCGCGGGCCGGCCTGAGCGCGCCGGGCGAGCCCCGCCAGTTCATCTGCAACGAGTGCGGCAAGAGCTTCTCGTGGTGGTCGGCGCTCACCATCCACCAGCGCATCCACACGGGCGAGCGGCCCTACCCCTGCCCCGAGTGCGGCCGCCGCTTCAGCCAGAAGCCCAACCTGACGCGCCACCGGCGCAACCACACGGGCGAGCGGCCCTACCTGTGCTCCGCGTGTGGCCGTGGCTTCAGCCAGAAGCAGCACCTGCTGAAGCACCAGCGTGTGCACCGGGGGGCCCTGGCGCCCACCCCCAGCGCCAAGGACCAGGCTCTTTAGCGCGCCCTGACCCAAGCAGAcgcgtggtgggggtgggaggggatgtTTGTGGGGGGTGCGCGTGGCCAGGAATGGTGGTTTTTACAACCCCTGGGGGTAGAACCCTGTGAAAGGGTGATTTCCTCAAGGCTCCGAAGGCTAGAGAACAGAATTCCAGAAGCATCCCAAAGGGGACAGTCCCAGGGTGGGCTGAGGGAGGAGGTAGGATGGAACGGATCTCACTCCAGAGCCTGGATGTGTCCTTCGGTGCCTCAGACGGGGGACCGCAGGCCTCAGGCCCCAGTGAGGGGGCTGTCAGGGCTCTGCGAGAGGCTCCCCGGTGTGAAATGGCCCAGGGCTGGACTGATGAGCTGTAGCAGCAGCCTGTCACATGCGGGTCTAGTGGGGGAGTTTTAACAGACTCACTGATAGCAAGGATGGAAGCCAGCCGTGGTGGCTGAGGAGGGGCAAGCATGGTCCCAGTGCCAAgggcagtgcctggcacttaatgGCCATTCAGTGCATATCTTTGGAAGGAGTGAATGGTGCCCTGGTCCTTCTCAACCGTGAGTGCCCCAAAGCCCAGGGTGCTGTCATGGCGGGCGGGACCTTAGGCCTGGTATGTGTGTGGGGTCAGATCGGGGTATAGAGGGGTGGCGGCAGCTGCGGTTTGGTAGCTTGGGGAGGGACCTGCAGCGGGAAAGAACCGCATGTGCTGCCCCTACTTAGCAGCCCAGGGGCGCTCCCGAGGGCTGTCATTGACTCGGGTCTTTATCAATGCCAGTGTTGccgaagagaaaaatgaaggactGACTGTCTCAAGTGGTCTCGTTGTCCTTTGTAAGCCTCCCTTTTGGAACTCCCAAGTCTGTGTGTGCTCTGGGGTATCCATTTGCCCCCAGGACCAGGACAGGGAGCTTTGGCCACGAGCCTAGCAGTTCCCCATGTCAGGTTCTTGCTGGGGGTGGAAGGCAGTATTCTCTTGCCCTATCCAAACCAATCTGGTATCTTCCCAACATACCCTCCTCAACCTCTACTCCCCAGAGGTCCCTTCCAAAGTAAGGTGCTGGGGCCCTGGCGCTGACAGGAGGACCCAGGGCTCCAGTCTGGGCCTGTGGCCTTGGACGGTGTCCTCCCATAGGAGGGGAGGGAATTGCAGAGAGAGCTGTAGGGTTAGATGGCCGGGAGGTGGGAGGAAAAAGGGGGGACCGTAGCATTTTCTAGGAGGAGGAACCATGTCTGCCTGCGTCCCAGGGGCCCGACGGCTTCTCTGAACTCAGGGAagtgctgcctcctccaggagctGCTGGATTTCACCTGGCTTCCGGTTGGTCGGTCACCATTTTCTCAGATTCTGTTGAATTCCTTTCATCTGGCAGGGGCTCTAATTGTAGCATCACAGAAAGACCTAGGGAGGTGATCCAGTTTGCCCAGGGAACACAGAGCCAGGAATGGTTAGCGCTCAGCTGGGCCGCCCACTCCTGGGCCAGGTCTTGCTTGCATCACAAACCCTGCTGTGTGAACTCTCCCACTGGGCGAGCTGTGCCTAGTGGTTGCCGCCCATGTGAGAGCTGGGCCCTCAGTCCAGCGGGGTTTTTCTAGGCCCTAGGTGCTCTCCTACCTTCCCGGAATGCCCGCCCCCTCCTGCAACTCCTCTCCCAGCCTGCCCTGCTCAGGGACGCCCAGTGCCCTGGATCTCAGCAAAACCTACTTTACACATGGGACATTTGCTTCTTCCACTTTGCCACTTAGCAAATCCTGAGACCCAGTCAAGCAAGcccgcctcctccaggaaggcatCCCAGAGTACCACTCCTGCATTGGAAAGCTGCTGTCTGCAAGGATGGACCTGCCAGACCCTGGAGCCCCGTGGAATCAGGTGCCTGAGGGGTGGTGCAGGCAGCCACTGAAGATCTCAGTCAGGTGGGACTTTCTGTACGATCCAAGGTGTCCTCATCCACACACGGCCTCTGTTTAATGATCAAGCCAATCCAACAGCTGTGTTGGTAGGACTTGGGGTTAATGAGGCCTAAGCGCAGCTTTCTTCCCCGTGCAAATTCATGAGAAGATTTGTTCCCTAACCCAAGGTGACTGATCCTCACAGATGGGCGCTTTGGGTCACAGGGGGGGACAGGGCCACATCCATTAGAGCGAAGAATTACTGAGATGTACACCCCATTGGCCAGGTCAGGGGATGGCATTCACTGATTGACTAACaagcctactgtgtgccaggcacttgggccgccataacaaagtaccacagactgggggctggAGCAACAGacgtttatttctcacagtctggaggcagggagtccaagatcaaggtgctggcagattcggTTGTtggtgagggcccacttcctggcCTGCAGGTGACCACCAcctccctctgtcctcacatggccgggggaggggggagcagagagcgtgccctctggtgtctcttcctcttcttgtaaggacactaatctcatCAAGGAAGATCCCAGTCTCATAACCTCATGGAAACCTCATTGCCCCCGAAAGGACCCAGCTCTGAATGCCATCACATTGGGCGGGGGGGGAGTtcagggcttcaatatatgaatttggagggggacacaattcagccaatAGCAGCCATGGTCCCTATCCTTGAGGAGTTCACGCACCTTCATGGGAAATCACTAATACACCATAGCTCAGTCAGCTCTTGAATAAATtgtcccagccccagctccctgaCAAAAGCTTTCTTGTCCACTCTGTCATTTAGCCTCACCGTGAAGTCGGTGACCGTGGCAGGGCGGTGATGCAGGGAAGGGGGATGCTGTGGTGAGAATGGCCCACCAGGTCATGTCACATCCCCACAAAGGGCAGATCCCAGGCCTCCTGTTAGCCAAGCCCCTTCCACTGCCACAATCACTGGCTTCTCCAAGGGTGGCCTGGCATTGTCGACTTCAATTTTCATCCCCCttcattgtaaaataataaaactaggcCAGGGAATG
This genomic window from Halichoerus grypus chromosome 12, mHalGry1.hap1.1, whole genome shotgun sequence contains:
- the ZNF775 gene encoding zinc finger protein 775 yields the protein MECGLAGASTGDGLVMRIKPEKPEWMLQTLVPQAELSEKDKENIFQQHRGLPPCQTMGKPRALGQEETGGPRWAPPTEQAGGLAGRALSAGEGHFVCLDCGKRFSWWSSLKIHQRTHTGEKPYLCGKCGKSFSQKPNLARHQRHHTGERPFCCPECARRFSQKQHLLKHQKTHSRPATHSCPECARCFRHQVGLRIHQHAHARDRQGARPGLQELLRAAAARRGCRLRPGPPRGRPEWAWLGLCQGWWRQAGARAAVAAAAAAGPGEQRQFICNECGKSFTWWSSLNIHQRIHTGERPYPCPECGRRFSQKPNLTRHLRNHTGERPHPCLHCGRSFRQKQHLLKHQRTHLPGAQAARCPSCGQSCPSRAALRAHQRAHAAPAAEPPRPGPAVRDAAPRSEPQAEAPPGLSAPPPPPPPGRDPQPARGLGGVPWGRARAGLSAPGEPRQFICNECGKSFSWWSALTIHQRIHTGERPYPCPECGRRFSQKPNLTRHRRNHTGERPYLCSACGRGFSQKQHLLKHQRVHRGALAPTPSAKDQAL